The bacterium genome contains a region encoding:
- a CDS encoding ATP-dependent 6-phosphofructokinase produces PGLNPAIRGCVLRAMDFGWEVVGINEGWKGLIEGLTESLEISQVEDLMNKGGTILGTSRTSPYKVEKGVERCLQNIRKLRIEAIVAMGGEDTLGIANKLYKEHKMKVVGVPKTMDNDLSSTDYTFGFDTSVTLAMNALEVLKDTGKSHRRIMVLEVMGRHAGWVALFTAIGGGADWVLLPEEKADIDSMCKHLKRVYERKKIATVVVSEGIEVPVEKISKEKLDQFGHMLLKERGVGEGIARVIRDRLGVDTRVSVIGHMQRGGAPTLFDRMLGVRAGVKAVELIKEGKFGQMVSLRGTEMVGVSLEEAVGKLKTVSPEWIDFAHTLFK; encoded by the coding sequence CCAGGTTTAAATCCGGCAATTCGTGGATGTGTGTTGCGGGCAATGGATTTCGGCTGGGAAGTAGTGGGAATTAATGAGGGCTGGAAGGGATTGATTGAGGGTTTGACTGAGTCCTTGGAAATTTCCCAAGTGGAAGATTTAATGAATAAAGGAGGGACAATACTGGGCACTTCCCGGACCAGTCCCTATAAGGTAGAGAAGGGCGTGGAAAGATGTTTGCAGAATATAAGAAAACTTAGGATTGAGGCAATAGTTGCTATGGGTGGCGAAGATACTTTAGGAATAGCCAATAAACTATATAAGGAACACAAGATGAAAGTTGTTGGTGTCCCAAAAACTATGGACAATGACCTTTCATCCACAGATTACACTTTTGGTTTCGATACCTCGGTTACTCTGGCGATGAATGCTTTGGAAGTTTTAAAAGATACTGGAAAATCACATAGAAGGATTATGGTTTTAGAGGTAATGGGCAGGCACGCTGGCTGGGTGGCGCTGTTTACAGCCATTGGCGGTGGTGCAGACTGGGTTCTGCTTCCTGAGGAAAAAGCGGATATAGATTCGATGTGCAAACATTTGAAAAGAGTTTATGAAAGGAAAAAGATAGCCACAGTAGTAGTTTCTGAAGGTATCGAAGTTCCCGTAGAGAAAATAAGTAAAGAAAAACTGGATCAGTTTGGCCATATGCTTTTGAAAGAGAGAGGGGTGGGAGAAGGTATTGCTAGAGTTATAAGGGATAGACTGGGAGTTGATACCAGGGTAAGCGTTATCGGTCATATGCAGAGGGGAGGAGCTCCCACTCTATTCGACCGAATGCTGGGAGTGAGGGCTGGTGTAAAAGCAGTGGAACTGATTAAAGAAGGAAAGTTTGGTCAGATGGTCTCCTTACGGGGAACAGAGATGGTGGGGGTTAGTTTAGAAGAAGCTGTGGGTAAGTTAAAGACTGTTTCCCCTGAGTGGATCGACTTCGCCCATACCCTTTTTAAATAG
- the pheT gene encoding phenylalanine--tRNA ligase subunit beta: protein MRISYNWLKEYVDFSLSPPELAKCLTMAGLEVSNILYLGSEVENVVVGEILFLKPLPQADKLSLCQVSDGKQIFSIVCGARNIKVKNLVPLARVGAKLPGGRRISKAKIKGQTSYGMLCSEKELGVGEDASGIHILPPGCKLGEDIKKTLTLEEIVLEVELTTNRSDCASIFGIAREVSAILGGNLKPPRIELKENGTSVSDLAKVEILAPQACRRYTARIIRDLKVGSSPSWLVRKLETVGLRAINNVVDVTNYVLIELGHPLHAFDYDKLAEHKILVRFATPGEKLLTLDNEQRKLTEKNLLIADAERPVALAGIIGGTETSVDQSTRNVLLESAYFVPQVVRSTVRQLGIDTESSYRFERGVDVENVLIASNRACQLIQELAGGKVASGVIDVYPQPFSPVEIEFSPEETNHILGSNIFPKEMSEILTRLRFNISQKEGEKHLWVRVPSYRNDISRPIDLVEEIARLYGYDKIPSGMPKIEISDSVDDKVLMLEDFVKEVLTRLGLCEVVSRSLVSPEYYNELDIAIPTGLKGTVEITNPLSREQSLLRTSLLPCLLSVLKWNLNHGVPDMKIFEIGRVFFPGKGIPEEKRILAGVLVGTQEERYWEDSSKAIDFYYVKGIVDSLLGELGIYPQRRGESGIEKSSHFLLEEGISNKIMVDNEHLGDFGELANKVFRKMEFRDKAYIFELDFDKMCRLIEIKKKYKRMSRFPWVSRDIALVAPQGLTFGEICVKIKKVGGELVQDVKLFDVYFGKQIEPGKRGLACKIIYQSMEKTLRDEQVNSLHMRIVEELERDLKVKVRKQDSLVK, encoded by the coding sequence ATGAGAATTTCTTATAATTGGTTAAAGGAGTATGTAGATTTTTCCCTGTCTCCTCCAGAACTGGCTAAATGTCTCACCATGGCAGGTCTGGAAGTGAGCAATATTCTCTATTTGGGGTCAGAGGTGGAGAACGTGGTGGTTGGTGAAATTCTTTTCCTGAAGCCTCTTCCCCAGGCAGATAAATTAAGCCTCTGCCAGGTTTCCGATGGGAAGCAGATTTTTTCTATAGTTTGTGGAGCAAGGAACATAAAGGTTAAGAATTTAGTTCCTCTTGCCAGGGTGGGAGCTAAACTTCCTGGTGGGAGAAGAATAAGTAAGGCGAAAATAAAAGGGCAGACTTCTTACGGAATGCTCTGTTCTGAGAAAGAATTGGGGGTTGGAGAAGATGCCAGTGGCATTCATATTCTTCCCCCTGGTTGTAAACTGGGTGAGGATATTAAGAAGACGTTAACGTTGGAAGAAATAGTGCTGGAGGTAGAACTGACTACCAATCGCTCCGATTGTGCCAGTATATTTGGGATAGCTCGTGAGGTTTCCGCTATTTTGGGTGGGAATTTAAAGCCACCCAGGATTGAATTGAAGGAAAACGGAACTTCTGTTTCTGACTTAGCGAAAGTGGAGATTCTCGCTCCCCAGGCATGCAGGCGTTATACCGCCAGAATTATTCGCGACCTGAAAGTGGGTTCTTCTCCTTCCTGGTTAGTCAGGAAATTGGAGACAGTAGGGCTTAGAGCGATTAATAATGTGGTGGATGTTACCAATTATGTGCTAATTGAACTTGGCCATCCTCTTCACGCCTTCGATTATGATAAATTGGCTGAGCATAAAATTCTTGTGCGTTTTGCTACTCCTGGCGAGAAGCTATTGACTTTGGATAATGAACAGAGAAAATTGACGGAAAAGAATTTACTTATTGCTGATGCCGAGCGGCCGGTTGCTTTAGCAGGGATAATAGGAGGGACGGAGACGAGCGTTGACCAATCTACCAGAAATGTGCTTTTGGAAAGCGCTTATTTTGTTCCTCAAGTAGTAAGAAGTACAGTCCGGCAGTTGGGGATTGATACAGAATCGTCTTATCGTTTTGAACGTGGCGTTGATGTGGAAAATGTCCTTATCGCCTCCAATCGAGCTTGCCAGTTAATCCAGGAACTCGCCGGAGGAAAAGTTGCTTCTGGAGTAATCGATGTCTACCCTCAGCCTTTCTCTCCAGTAGAGATAGAGTTTTCCCCGGAAGAGACCAACCATATCCTGGGTTCTAATATTTTCCCCAAAGAAATGAGTGAAATTTTGACCCGTCTGCGATTTAACATTTCCCAGAAAGAGGGGGAGAAGCACCTGTGGGTCAGAGTGCCTTCCTATCGAAACGACATCTCTCGCCCCATCGACCTGGTAGAAGAGATTGCCCGACTATATGGATATGATAAGATTCCCTCAGGAATGCCGAAAATAGAGATCAGTGATTCGGTTGATGATAAAGTTTTGATGTTAGAGGACTTTGTAAAAGAGGTTTTAACCAGGTTAGGATTATGCGAAGTTGTCAGCCGTTCTCTGGTTAGTCCAGAATATTATAATGAACTGGACATTGCTATCCCCACAGGGCTTAAAGGAACTGTGGAGATTACCAATCCCTTATCTCGGGAACAGAGTCTTTTACGCACTTCCCTTCTCCCGTGTCTTCTATCGGTCCTGAAATGGAATCTAAACCACGGGGTCCCTGATATGAAAATATTCGAAATAGGTCGGGTCTTCTTTCCTGGAAAGGGCATACCAGAAGAGAAAAGGATTTTGGCAGGTGTCCTGGTTGGTACTCAGGAGGAGCGATACTGGGAAGACTCTTCAAAAGCTATCGATTTTTACTATGTTAAAGGGATTGTGGACTCCCTGTTAGGAGAACTGGGCATTTATCCTCAACGTCGTGGAGAATCTGGGATAGAGAAAAGCAGCCATTTTCTTCTGGAAGAGGGAATTTCCAATAAGATAATGGTAGACAATGAACATCTGGGAGATTTTGGCGAATTAGCTAATAAGGTCTTCCGCAAAATGGAATTCAGAGATAAGGCATACATTTTTGAGTTAGATTTTGACAAAATGTGTAGACTTATCGAGATTAAGAAAAAGTATAAGAGAATGTCGAGGTTTCCCTGGGTTTCCAGGGATATTGCTTTGGTAGCTCCCCAGGGCTTGACATTTGGAGAGATTTGTGTTAAAATTAAGAAGGTTGGAGGTGAGCTCGTTCAAGACGTAAAACTTTTCGATGTCTATTTTGGTAAACAGATTGAGCCGGGGAAGAGGGGCTTGGCCTGTAAAATTATTTATCAATCCATGGAAAAGACCTTGAGGGATGAACAGGTAAATAGTTTACATATGAGAATAGTGGAAGAGTTGGAAAGAGATTTAAAAGTAAAAGTGAGAAAACAAGACTCACTTGTGAAATAA
- a CDS encoding cell division protein ZapA has protein sequence MLEKDGDKIPIRIYNREFVIEGGNWDPLYISALAKYVDEQMNRIANTSNIVDTSRVAVLAALNIADELFRLRESKDTSGQEISKRSEELIKLLDQALKR, from the coding sequence ATGCTTGAAAAAGATGGCGATAAGATTCCAATAAGGATATATAACCGAGAATTTGTAATTGAAGGGGGTAATTGGGACCCCTTGTACATTTCGGCTTTAGCAAAATATGTTGATGAACAGATGAACAGAATAGCTAACACATCAAACATTGTAGATACAAGCCGAGTAGCAGTTTTAGCTGCTTTAAATATTGCTGATGAATTGTTTAGATTGAGAGAGAGCAAGGATACCAGTGGCCAGGAAATATCAAAAAGATCTGAAGAGTTAATCAAGCTGCTCGATCAAGCATTAAAAAGATAG
- a CDS encoding replication-associated recombination protein A translates to MELFAKEKSEAIRDMPLALRMSPKRLSQFVGQEHILGKGKLLRRAIEADRIVSLIFYGPPGCGKSALARIIAERTKAHFEELNAVTSGVADLRKIIERAWQKRKFSGQKTILLIDELHHFNRSQQDGLLPDVEKGIVTLIGITTENPYFYINSRLLSRSQIFEFKPLNNEELKVILKRAIEDKENGLGKKRINIVPEALKHLIKTSNGDARRALNALEVGVMTTKPSRNGEINFTLSVAEESIQKKAVVYDKKGNEHYDTISAFIKSMRGSDPDATLYWLAKMIYAGEDPRFIARRIVICASEDVGNADPQALVVANAALEACEFLGMPEAKIPLAQAAIYIACAPKSNAAYKGIDKALADIEEKKILKPPKYLTKAGQKDYKYPHNYAKGWVEQDYLPVKRKYYFPTEEGYEAKIKKRMEELESRIAKDSKFSHRQKPDHPIEKVTGKGKGDKDRTF, encoded by the coding sequence ATGGAACTTTTTGCCAAAGAGAAATCGGAAGCCATTAGAGATATGCCCTTAGCTTTGAGGATGTCCCCCAAGAGACTTTCCCAGTTTGTAGGGCAAGAGCACATTTTAGGCAAGGGTAAACTGCTCCGGCGAGCTATTGAGGCGGATAGAATTGTATCTCTCATCTTCTATGGTCCGCCAGGCTGTGGTAAATCGGCACTTGCCAGAATAATCGCTGAACGGACGAAAGCACACTTTGAGGAGTTAAATGCGGTGACTTCCGGGGTCGCTGATTTAAGAAAGATAATTGAGAGAGCCTGGCAAAAGAGAAAGTTTTCGGGTCAGAAGACAATTCTACTAATCGATGAGCTTCACCATTTTAACCGAAGCCAGCAAGATGGACTCCTGCCAGATGTAGAGAAGGGGATAGTTACCCTGATCGGCATTACTACCGAGAACCCTTATTTTTATATTAATTCCAGGTTACTCTCCCGTTCCCAGATTTTCGAATTTAAACCTTTGAATAATGAAGAGCTAAAAGTTATTTTGAAAAGGGCAATTGAAGATAAAGAAAACGGCTTGGGCAAGAAGAGAATAAACATTGTTCCTGAGGCACTAAAGCATCTGATAAAAACTTCTAACGGTGATGCTAGAAGAGCATTGAATGCACTGGAGGTAGGAGTGATGACCACAAAACCAAGCCGCAATGGAGAAATTAACTTTACCCTATCAGTTGCTGAAGAATCAATCCAGAAAAAGGCTGTGGTCTATGATAAGAAAGGGAATGAACATTATGACACGATATCTGCTTTTATTAAGAGCATGAGAGGCTCTGACCCGGATGCAACTTTATACTGGTTGGCAAAGATGATATATGCTGGTGAAGACCCACGATTTATTGCCAGAAGGATTGTGATCTGTGCCAGTGAAGATGTGGGCAATGCAGACCCACAAGCTCTGGTAGTAGCCAATGCGGCTCTGGAGGCCTGTGAATTTTTAGGAATGCCCGAAGCTAAGATACCCCTTGCCCAGGCGGCAATATATATTGCTTGTGCTCCCAAGTCTAATGCAGCCTATAAGGGAATAGATAAGGCTTTAGCCGATATAGAAGAGAAGAAGATTCTTAAGCCTCCAAAGTATTTAACTAAGGCTGGACAAAAAGATTATAAATATCCTCACAATTATGCAAAAGGATGGGTTGAGCAGGACTATTTACCCGTGAAACGTAAGTACTATTTTCCCACAGAAGAAGGCTATGAGGCAAAGATTAAAAAGAGGATGGAAGAATTGGAGTCCCGGATTGCTAAGGATTCTAAGTTTTCCCATAGGCAGAAACCAGACCATCCTATAGAAAAAGTGACTGGGAAAGGGAAAGGGGATAAAGATAGAACTTTTTAG
- a CDS encoding 5-formyltetrahydrofolate cyclo-ligase produces MEEKKRKIRQEFLKKRNNLSRDEIKSKSEKIEKELFSLPEFQRAKTVMFYVSFRSEVETEKMTRNALKLKKKIVIPVVHGEKIVVSEIKNLKKELTKGSFGIKEPKKEFRRRVNQKEIDLVVVPGVVFDKSGGRLGYGRGYYDRFLRSKSIRSRMSRYRQCALIGLAFDLQIARKIPLVKRDMKVDKIVTESGIVDCKNRP; encoded by the coding sequence ATGGAGGAGAAAAAAAGAAAAATCAGGCAAGAATTCCTGAAGAAGAGAAATAACCTTTCCCGGGATGAAATAAAGTCTAAAAGCGAGAAAATCGAAAAGGAACTCTTTTCCTTACCTGAGTTCCAACGAGCAAAGACAGTTATGTTTTATGTATCTTTTCGTAGTGAAGTGGAAACAGAGAAAATGACAAGAAATGCGCTGAAATTGAAGAAAAAGATAGTAATACCTGTTGTGCATGGAGAAAAGATAGTGGTGTCCGAGATTAAAAATTTAAAAAAAGAACTCACCAAGGGAAGTTTTGGAATAAAAGAGCCGAAAAAAGAGTTCAGAAGGAGGGTGAATCAAAAAGAGATTGATCTTGTAGTTGTCCCTGGAGTAGTCTTTGATAAGAGTGGAGGTCGCCTGGGGTATGGGAGAGGATATTATGATCGATTTTTAAGAAGTAAATCGATAAGATCAAGGATGAGTCGCTACCGTCAATGTGCACTGATTGGACTTGCTTTCGATTTGCAGATTGCCAGGAAAATTCCTCTCGTAAAAAGAGATATGAAGGTTGATAAAATAGTTACTGAAAGCGGGATAGTAGATTGTAAGAACCGGCCATAA